In Natator depressus isolate rNatDep1 chromosome 17, rNatDep2.hap1, whole genome shotgun sequence, one genomic interval encodes:
- the MDH2 gene encoding malate dehydrogenase, mitochondrial, which translates to MLLSRLSGPAAALRRGIATSAQSNAKVAVLGASGGIGQPLSLLLKNSPLVSHLSLYDIAHTPGVAADLSHIETRANVKGFIGSEQLPDCLKGCEVVVIPAGVPRKPGMTRDDLFNTNATIVANLTSACAKHCPEAMICIIANPVNSTIPITSELFKKHGVYNPNRIFGVTTLDIVRANTFVAELKGLDPARVNVPVIGGHAGKTIIPLISQCTPKVEFPQDQLETLTGRIQEAGTEVVKAKAGAGSATLSMAYAGARFVFSVLDAMNGKEGVIECSFVRSEETECPYFSTPLLLGKNGIEKNLGIGKISPYEEKMIAEAMTELKASIKKGEEFVKSMK; encoded by the exons ATGCTGCTCTCCCGCCTCAGCGGCCCCGCCGCCGCGCTCCGCAGGGGGATCGCCACCTCTGCCCAG AGCAATGCTAAAGTGGCAGTGCTTGGTGCCTCTGGAGGGATTGGCCAACCTCTTTCCCTTCTACTGAAGAATAGCCCCTTAGTGAGCCACCTCAGCCTATATGATATTGCTCACACCCCTGGCGTTGCAGCTGACCTCAGCCACATTGAGACAAGAGCCAATGTCAAAG GTTTTATTGGATCTGAGCAGTTGCCAGACTGTTTGAAGGGCTGTGAAGTTGTAGTTATTCCTGCAGGAGTCCCTAGAAAACCAG GTATGACCCGTGATGACCTGTTCAATACCAACGCTACCATTGTTGCGAATTTGACGTCTGCCTGTGCCAAGCACTGTCCAGAAGCCATGATCTGCATTATTGCTAACCCG GTAAATTCTACCATCCCAATAACCTCTGAACTTTTTAAGAAGCATGGGGTTTATAATCCAAACAGAATCTTTGGTGTTACCACACTGGACATTGTCAGAGCAAATACTTTTGTGGCTGAACTAAAG GGCTTAGATCCAGCTCGAGTAAACGTTCCCGTTATTGGTGGCCATGCAGGGAAGACTATCATCCCTCTGATCTCTCAG TGTACACCAAAAGTGGAGTTCCCTCAGGATCAATTGGAAACGCTTACGGGGAGAATTCAGGAGGCTGGTACTGAAGTTGTGAAAGCTAAAGCAGGAGCAG GATCTGCCACCTTATCTATGGCATATGCTGGTGCCAGGTTTGTCTTTTCTGTCCTGGATGCAATGAATGGAAAGGAAGGGGTTATTGAATGTTCCTTTGTTAGATCGGAAGAAACAGAGTGCCCATACTTCTCCACACCTTTGCTACTTGGG AAAAATGGAATTGAGAAGAATCTAGGTATTGGCAAGATCTCTCCTTACGAAGAAAAGATGATAGCTGAGGCCATGACTGAGCTGAAAGCTTCTATCAAGAAGGGAGAGGAGTTTGTGAAGAGCATGAAGTGA
- the STYXL1 gene encoding serine/threonine/tyrosine-interacting-like protein 1 isoform X5, translating to MRPPKNRESRARGGPQLTSALVTAERRCVATKSKMAGLVLCEPIELYNILNQSTKLSRLTEPNYLCLLDARTKREYNESHVITARRVKQNPMGEYLVPESVELECVKYCVVYDGKTSFLDDTYYDDYEEKEKDEKGTKAASETSRSKSSSSCSQNAEVGAAIQCARVLEQLTRHPVRILKGGYERFTACYHFLRTQKIFWMPQELDALQPYPVEILPGQLYMGDCRQACDQQIQKDLKIKAQVNISEEIATLFTDESKTLHVSVADSPDADLFSFFPTICHFIDAQMALGAVLVFSTLGLSRSSTAVMAFLMHSSHYPLKVSTAVGS from the exons ATGCGCCCACCAAAGAATCGCGAGAGCCGGGCAAGGGGTGGTCCCCAACTGACGTCAGCCTTGGTTACGGCCGAGCGTCGCTGCGTAGCAACCAAAAG TAAAATGGCAGGGTTGGTTCTCTGTGAGCCCATAGAGCTTTACAACATCTTGAACCAGTCCACGAAGCTCTCCAGGTTAACTGAGCCTAACTATCTCTGTTTACTGG ATGCCCGTACAAAGCGTGAGTACAATGAAAGCCATGTGATTACAGCAAGAAGGGTTAAACAG AATCCTATGGGGGAATATCTGGTACCTGAATCAGTTGAGCTGGAGTGTGTCAAATATTGTGTCGTGTATGATGGCAAAACCAGCTTTTTGGATGATACCTATTATGATGATtatgaggagaaggagaaggatgaAAAGG GGACTAAAGCTGCCTCAGAGACCTCAAGATCTAAATCCAGTTCTTCATGTTCACAAA ATGCTGAGGTAGGGGCTGCCATCCAGTGTGCCAGAGTCTTAGAGCAATTAACCCGACACCCTGTCCGCATCCTGAAAGGAGGGTATGAGCGCTTCACTGCGTGCTACCATTTCTTGAGGACTCAGAAGATATTCTGGATGCCTCAG GAACTGGATGCTCTTCAGCCATACCCTGTAGAGATATTGCCCGGTCAGTTATATATGGGAGATTGCAGACAGGCCTGTGACCAACAGATTCAGAAGGATCTGAAAATCAAAGCACAAGTCAACATCTCAGAGGAGATTGCAACACT TTTCACAGATGAAAGTAAAACACTTCATGTGTCTGTGGCAGATTCCCCCGACGCagatcttttttcctttttccccaccATTTGTCACTTCATAG ATGCTCAGATGGCTCTTGGAGCAGTTCTGGTTTTCTCTACCCTGGGTCTAAGTCGGAGCAGCACGGCAGTAATGGCCTTCCTCATGCATTCATCCCATTATCCCTTAAAG